One Roseiconus lacunae genomic region harbors:
- a CDS encoding ABC transporter permease: MRPYWAIITDSFHAALSSRILWVAFVAIWLFLLALAPIGYHEDYTTTFRWFDLDNGTQMKAMLARGLIDPKEADTALGRIARVFPARVERQLRQVAKGEDVRIDKSALADALNEALDDESWYDAEAWRSTVRLRELRALDEIETGMLTEPERRRRARLRIEAALPGVFSVQSARSVMLSYAGFEFPAFFAIGKTQFIALVNQFVVPVIMDWLLGFALIFLGILVTASIIPDMLQPGSLHLLLSKPVSRTLLLLAKFVGGCTFVFLCVCQLVIGLYLIAGLRLDIWNTRILWCIPVAVFLFAVFFSVSMLAGLRWRSPTLSIGVTCMFGALVLVIGFVGGYFDGLVQRPDQIARLAIDGEDVVVACRGGGLKFFNRDTNQWDELIETDFRRRDLIVPPVRLTDSMFVSAQIRNGRFNLYGSGSLDALVLRQQDQYEPRPGMRLPNGTRRIYVWHDSILALNNAGIMAAPIETLVNSVADEPDDAQDNEEQDEQAHGKDGQTAEASDTELTANVATIGATAWISDLLRMQGGATEGFEDVLPEGLTLTDPVRLTLAPGVDSIIVYSRGRLLRLQDDASDSDTGRFLIAADRVLEDNDAAATVIAASGTTLLVSRQEERIRWIDARDLTTIVEFDIPDGDRLLAIEPIGQTEQFALLTTDGRVWIVGREGDAIRSAALSFSEVTAIEFSEDENQLVIAHHIDRLDFLGFEGATASEVVRTIRPTLTGWRNVDRWVITPLRTLTPQTGELSETVAALVSGKQSLTMGGNNDDDPDVVRLRILRPVFSCGIFTVVMLAISCVYFNRRDF, encoded by the coding sequence GTGAGACCATATTGGGCCATCATCACTGATTCGTTTCATGCGGCACTGTCGTCGAGGATTCTATGGGTCGCGTTCGTCGCGATCTGGTTGTTCCTGCTCGCACTCGCCCCGATCGGATACCACGAAGACTACACGACGACGTTCCGCTGGTTCGATTTGGACAACGGAACGCAAATGAAGGCGATGCTTGCTCGAGGATTGATCGATCCGAAAGAGGCTGACACCGCACTCGGGCGGATCGCTCGGGTGTTTCCAGCGAGAGTCGAACGTCAGCTACGCCAGGTTGCCAAAGGTGAAGATGTTCGAATCGATAAATCAGCGCTCGCCGATGCACTCAACGAAGCACTCGACGACGAAAGTTGGTACGACGCCGAGGCATGGCGTTCGACCGTTCGATTGAGAGAGCTTCGAGCGTTAGATGAGATCGAAACGGGGATGTTGACTGAACCGGAGCGTCGACGACGTGCACGGCTGCGCATCGAGGCTGCGCTTCCGGGGGTTTTCTCGGTTCAGTCGGCGCGATCGGTGATGTTGTCGTACGCGGGGTTTGAATTTCCAGCGTTTTTCGCGATCGGTAAAACGCAGTTCATCGCGTTGGTAAATCAATTCGTCGTGCCGGTCATCATGGATTGGTTGCTGGGATTTGCATTGATTTTCCTCGGCATCTTGGTGACCGCATCGATCATCCCAGACATGCTTCAACCCGGTTCGTTGCATCTGCTGCTCAGTAAACCCGTTTCGAGAACGTTGTTGCTGCTCGCAAAATTCGTCGGTGGATGCACGTTTGTGTTCTTGTGTGTTTGCCAACTTGTGATTGGACTGTATTTGATCGCGGGACTGCGATTGGATATTTGGAACACCCGGATCCTTTGGTGCATCCCGGTAGCGGTATTTTTATTCGCAGTCTTTTTCAGTGTATCGATGCTGGCAGGATTACGTTGGCGCTCTCCGACACTGTCGATCGGTGTGACATGCATGTTCGGGGCATTGGTGTTGGTGATCGGGTTTGTCGGAGGCTACTTCGATGGGCTGGTGCAGCGTCCCGATCAAATTGCGCGACTCGCCATCGACGGCGAAGACGTGGTGGTCGCCTGCCGAGGCGGCGGATTGAAATTCTTCAACCGTGATACCAACCAATGGGATGAACTGATCGAGACTGATTTCCGACGACGTGATTTGATCGTCCCGCCGGTTCGTTTGACGGATTCCATGTTCGTGAGCGCGCAGATTCGCAATGGACGGTTCAACTTATATGGCAGCGGATCGTTGGACGCGCTGGTTCTAAGGCAACAGGATCAGTACGAGCCACGACCGGGCATGCGATTGCCGAACGGAACGCGACGAATTTACGTTTGGCATGATTCCATTCTGGCCCTCAACAATGCCGGCATCATGGCGGCGCCGATCGAAACCCTGGTCAACTCCGTCGCCGATGAACCTGATGACGCCCAGGACAATGAAGAGCAGGATGAGCAAGCCCACGGCAAAGACGGGCAGACCGCTGAAGCCTCCGATACGGAGCTTACGGCTAATGTCGCCACGATCGGTGCCACGGCTTGGATATCCGATTTGTTGCGGATGCAAGGTGGGGCAACCGAGGGCTTTGAAGATGTTTTGCCGGAAGGGCTAACGCTCACCGACCCGGTACGATTAACGCTCGCGCCGGGTGTCGATTCGATCATCGTTTATTCACGAGGTCGATTATTGCGTCTTCAGGATGACGCTTCCGACTCGGATACCGGACGGTTTTTGATCGCGGCCGATCGAGTTCTCGAGGACAACGATGCAGCAGCGACCGTGATAGCCGCCAGTGGTACGACCCTCCTGGTGTCTCGCCAAGAAGAACGCATCCGCTGGATCGACGCTCGTGATCTAACAACGATAGTCGAGTTCGACATCCCCGACGGAGATCGCCTGTTGGCCATCGAACCGATCGGGCAGACGGAGCAGTTTGCGCTGTTGACGACGGACGGGCGTGTCTGGATCGTAGGCCGCGAAGGTGACGCGATTCGATCGGCCGCGTTGAGTTTCAGCGAAGTCACGGCGATCGAATTTTCTGAAGACGAGAATCAATTGGTGATCGCGCACCACATCGATCGCCTAGACTTTCTTGGGTTCGAAGGCGCTACGGCATCCGAAGTCGTTCGTACGATCCGTCCGACGCTGACCGGTTGGCGCAACGTCGATCGGTGGGTGATCACACCGCTCCGAACTCTGACGCCCCAGACCGGTGAACTTAGCGAGACGGTTGCCGCACTGGTGAGTGGAAAGCAGTCATTAACGATGGGGGGCAACAACGACGACGACCCCGATGTCGTACGGTTGAGAATCCTGCGTCCGGTATTCAGTTGTGGCATCTTCACAGTCGTCATGCTGGCGATTTCATGCGTCTACTTCAACCGACGCGATTTCTAG
- a CDS encoding ABC transporter ATP-binding protein gives MQPIVDIDQLRKTYRSWSVRGRRNINAVRGVSLQAYPGEVFGLLGPNGAGKTTLIKMLLGVVQPSAGNATLFGQAIGSAAARRRVGYLPESLRVDRHHTARSALRYYGRMSRMDAGEIQKRSDELLSLVGLQGRDRESVKRFSKGMYQRLGLAQALLHDPDLLVLDEPTDGLDPVGRNEVRKVIDRLRESGKTIFLNSHILQEVELVCTRVAILSQGEIKAIGTLDELSSHDQKQLVVDLPITGTQPERFDWSTIINEERSPASDVTVVNVTVASGAHRLTIEIESQQQIDQIVDRLRDRGQSISRLLVKKESLEETFMRLVGTTEVDDS, from the coding sequence ATGCAGCCGATCGTTGACATTGATCAATTGCGGAAAACTTATCGCAGTTGGTCTGTCCGAGGTCGACGTAACATCAATGCCGTTCGTGGTGTTTCGTTGCAAGCGTATCCGGGCGAAGTGTTCGGTTTGCTTGGTCCCAACGGTGCCGGCAAGACGACGCTGATCAAAATGTTGCTAGGTGTCGTCCAACCTTCTGCTGGAAACGCGACGCTGTTCGGTCAAGCAATCGGCAGCGCCGCGGCCCGCCGACGTGTCGGCTACCTTCCCGAATCTTTGCGCGTCGATCGTCACCACACCGCCCGCTCGGCGCTTCGCTACTACGGCAGGATGAGCCGGATGGACGCCGGCGAGATTCAAAAACGCAGCGACGAATTGCTGTCGCTTGTCGGCCTCCAGGGGCGCGACCGTGAGTCCGTCAAGCGATTCAGTAAGGGAATGTACCAACGACTGGGACTAGCTCAAGCACTCCTTCACGACCCGGACCTGCTGGTCTTGGATGAACCAACCGATGGACTGGATCCCGTCGGCCGCAACGAAGTCCGCAAAGTGATTGATCGGCTACGAGAAAGCGGCAAAACGATTTTCCTCAACAGCCACATCCTTCAAGAAGTGGAACTCGTTTGCACTCGTGTCGCGATTTTGTCCCAAGGCGAAATCAAAGCGATCGGGACCCTGGACGAACTTTCTTCGCACGACCAAAAACAATTGGTGGTCGACCTACCGATTACTGGAACACAGCCGGAGCGGTTCGATTGGTCGACAATCATTAATGAGGAACGCTCACCGGCATCGGATGTGACGGTCGTGAACGTGACGGTTGCGAGTGGTGCTCACCGTCTGACGATTGAAATTGAAAGTCAGCAACAGATCGATCAGATCGTCGATCGCTTGCGTGATCGCGGGCAATCGATCTCTCGATTGTTGGTCAAGAAAGAATCGCTCGAAGAGACCTTCATGCGACTGGTGGGAACAACCGAGGTGGACGATTCGTGA
- a CDS encoding sensor histidine kinase, protein MLERRSLRAPVVLGVVLIVLVVVLGAIWTTSSFFTASRGGLFLILFIIGTVLLISILAGVIVYVTLTVKAFRLNQRQSNFIDSVTHELKSPIASLKLYLQTMSRHTVDENQQRDFHRIMLDDVERLDALINHLLDAARIDRGNQSDAPEVFRLDELLAQCAQAACMRYRLSPDVVQLECEPTSIRSPCVQVEILFRNLIDNAIKYGGSPPQVTASIRPSTEKSKSDQVVVSIADNGAGIPYDMRRKIFGRFVRLGSELERSTPGTGLGLYLVRTISKSLGATIRIRGRKDVDGSPGTVFEVTMKHVVPTSIEPVRQ, encoded by the coding sequence ATGCTCGAACGTCGGTCACTTCGCGCCCCCGTGGTTTTGGGCGTCGTCCTTATTGTCTTGGTAGTCGTTCTCGGAGCGATTTGGACCACGTCGAGTTTCTTCACGGCGTCGCGCGGTGGGTTGTTCCTGATTCTGTTCATCATCGGCACGGTGCTTCTGATCAGCATCCTGGCGGGGGTGATCGTGTATGTCACCTTGACCGTGAAAGCATTTCGGCTGAACCAACGTCAATCGAACTTCATCGATTCGGTGACGCACGAATTAAAAAGCCCCATCGCCTCGCTGAAGCTTTACTTACAAACCATGTCGCGCCACACGGTGGATGAAAACCAGCAGCGTGACTTCCATCGAATCATGCTCGATGACGTCGAGCGACTTGATGCCTTGATCAACCACCTGCTAGATGCGGCGCGGATCGATCGCGGTAACCAATCTGATGCCCCCGAAGTGTTTCGGCTTGATGAATTGCTGGCCCAATGTGCACAGGCCGCTTGCATGCGCTATCGGCTTTCGCCCGACGTTGTCCAATTGGAGTGCGAACCGACCAGCATCCGCAGCCCCTGTGTTCAAGTAGAAATATTGTTCCGCAACCTGATCGATAACGCGATCAAGTACGGCGGATCACCACCGCAGGTGACCGCGTCGATCCGCCCCAGCACAGAAAAATCGAAGTCGGACCAGGTCGTGGTATCGATCGCCGACAATGGTGCGGGAATTCCCTACGACATGCGGCGCAAAATCTTTGGTCGATTCGTTCGTTTGGGAAGCGAGTTGGAGCGTAGCACTCCGGGCACTGGACTAGGTTTGTATTTGGTCCGTACGATCAGTAAATCGCTCGGGGCGACGATTCGTATCCGAGGCCGCAAAGACGTCGATGGCTCACCAGGAACGGTGTTCGAAGTAACGATGAAGCACGTCGTGCCAACGTCGATCGAACCGGTGCGCCAATGA
- a CDS encoding response regulator transcription factor produces MRPHILVVEDEKHLGVGIKYNLEAENYRVTLVEDGPTALRLIDGAAEPIDLIVLDLMLPGMSGYAVCETIRDSGVTTPVLMLSARTLAEDRTRGFDVGANQYMNKPFELDELLSRVKNLLQMASPHAAPAASRRVRDAVERLDFGHVSANFLTHEVSVDGSVVQMTPKQLKLLRYFAENPDRVISRSELLTEVWEISGNLQTRAVDQTVAQLRKVIELDNTNPIHLLTIRDAGYRFIVHPSSEVDED; encoded by the coding sequence ATGCGTCCACACATCCTAGTCGTCGAAGACGAAAAACATCTCGGCGTCGGCATCAAATACAACCTCGAAGCCGAAAACTACCGCGTCACGCTGGTCGAAGACGGGCCGACGGCGCTTCGCCTGATCGACGGTGCGGCCGAGCCGATCGATCTGATCGTGTTGGACCTGATGCTGCCTGGAATGAGTGGCTACGCGGTGTGCGAAACGATCCGTGATTCCGGCGTAACCACTCCGGTCTTGATGCTGTCGGCGCGCACGCTGGCCGAAGACCGCACGCGCGGTTTTGATGTCGGGGCGAACCAATACATGAACAAGCCGTTCGAACTGGACGAATTGCTTAGCCGAGTCAAGAACTTGCTGCAAATGGCCAGTCCGCATGCCGCGCCAGCGGCTTCACGCCGCGTGCGCGATGCCGTCGAGAGATTAGATTTCGGACATGTGTCGGCAAATTTTCTGACACACGAAGTCAGCGTCGACGGGAGCGTCGTTCAGATGACGCCAAAGCAGCTGAAACTGCTCCGTTACTTCGCCGAAAATCCCGACCGCGTGATCAGCCGATCGGAGTTGCTAACCGAGGTCTGGGAAATCAGTGGCAACCTGCAAACCAGGGCGGTCGATCAAACGGTCGCCCAGCTTCGCAAAGTGATCGAGCTTGATAATACCAACCCCATTCACTTGTTGACGATTCGGGATGCCGGGTACCGATTCATTGTTCATCCGTCCTCGGAAGTTGACGAGGACTGA
- a CDS encoding class I SAM-dependent methyltransferase, translated as MSETRFAFGDNWQAFLQFVDEERIEQACVSLVDLLGLSSAGDQPLSGKTFLDIGSGSGLFSLAACRLGATVTSIDFDPASVACTEKLRERECGASNIAGSASGAGSWIVTQGSVLDEAFMNSMGAFDIVYSWGVLHHTGEMATAIRLASESVRQDGVFAIAIYNDQGGASRRWLAIKKTYHRLPRVLRPAWVTMIAGVYETKFATARLIHGNNPLPFADWKAKKQDRGMSAWHDWVDWIGGMPFEVARVEDIIVPLERKGFHLSNLRTVGCGWGCNEFVFRRLS; from the coding sequence ATGAGCGAAACGCGGTTTGCCTTTGGTGACAACTGGCAAGCGTTCTTGCAGTTCGTCGACGAAGAACGCATCGAGCAGGCATGCGTTTCGTTGGTCGATCTTTTAGGGTTGTCGTCTGCCGGCGATCAACCGCTTTCCGGTAAGACTTTTCTCGATATCGGCAGTGGCAGTGGACTCTTTTCATTGGCCGCCTGCCGCTTAGGTGCGACGGTCACCTCGATCGATTTCGACCCCGCGTCGGTCGCATGTACCGAAAAGCTACGGGAACGCGAATGCGGGGCGTCTAACATCGCTGGCTCGGCATCCGGCGCGGGCTCCTGGATAGTGACACAGGGGTCGGTGCTGGACGAAGCGTTCATGAATTCAATGGGCGCTTTTGACATTGTGTATAGCTGGGGAGTGCTTCATCATACCGGCGAGATGGCTACCGCGATTCGCTTGGCATCGGAATCGGTTCGCCAGGATGGCGTGTTCGCGATTGCGATTTACAACGACCAGGGTGGTGCCAGTCGTCGATGGCTGGCGATTAAGAAAACTTACCATCGCTTGCCACGTGTGTTACGCCCGGCATGGGTGACGATGATCGCCGGGGTGTACGAGACCAAGTTTGCCACTGCTCGGCTGATTCATGGCAATAATCCTCTGCCGTTTGCTGACTGGAAAGCCAAGAAGCAAGACCGAGGCATGTCCGCGTGGCACGACTGGGTTGACTGGATTGGTGGCATGCCTTTTGAGGTTGCCAGGGTCGAAGACATCATCGTGCCACTGGAACGAAAAGGCTTCCACCTGTCGAACCTGCGCACCGTCGGTTGTGGTTGGGGATGCAATGAGTTCGTCTTTCGCCGTCTAAGCTGA
- a CDS encoding methylated-DNA--[protein]-cysteine S-methyltransferase, with protein MTHTQIEEIDSVASMRAYRHDSPLGEMRSLWTPQGLYSLSWISETNGGAASSITESTAAENTAARELDRQLERYFAGEPVSFDSLQVDHQGRTEFTRRVYQCCRQISFGQTSTYKELATRSGNEAASRAVGAAMSRNRVLLIIPCHRVISQHGQLRGFSAPGGLTTKQFLLDLETK; from the coding sequence ATGACTCACACACAGATTGAAGAAATCGATTCGGTCGCTTCCATGCGAGCGTATCGCCATGACTCACCGCTCGGTGAAATGCGTTCGCTTTGGACGCCACAAGGCCTTTATTCGTTGAGCTGGATCTCCGAGACGAACGGGGGAGCTGCTTCGTCGATCACCGAGAGCACCGCCGCAGAAAACACGGCCGCCAGAGAGCTTGATCGACAATTGGAGCGCTACTTTGCGGGCGAACCGGTGAGTTTCGATTCGCTTCAAGTTGATCATCAAGGGCGCACCGAGTTTACCCGCCGAGTTTATCAGTGCTGTCGGCAAATCAGTTTTGGCCAAACGTCGACCTACAAGGAACTTGCCACACGCTCGGGAAACGAAGCGGCAAGTCGAGCCGTTGGCGCGGCGATGTCACGTAACCGGGTTTTATTGATTATCCCTTGTCACCGAGTGATCAGCCAGCACGGTCAATTGCGTGGGTTTAGTGCCCCGGGGGGACTGACGACGAAACAGTTCTTGCTGGATTTGGAAACAAAATGA
- a CDS encoding CPBP family intramembrane glutamic endopeptidase, producing the protein MDEDLTPEHDSPDELMFVWACGFELAIGVVGLIVASIVGFDARAYLPRIEDVQPLPILKDIGFGIVASVPMLIVVYALLQIPHRSIDAIKRLSDAPTMKAILSFSYPELIVLSICAGIGEELAFRGCLLPWFTAIDDPSASIINPYDVGDGFAVALPSLLIAAIIFSSVAFGLLHPITKLYVVIASLMGVYFAMLLIVTESLLIPIVAHAAFDAIQFVIAKNSDEEEKDDDDSHTD; encoded by the coding sequence GTGGACGAAGACCTAACGCCGGAACATGATTCGCCCGATGAACTGATGTTTGTTTGGGCTTGTGGATTCGAATTGGCAATCGGCGTCGTTGGATTGATCGTCGCATCCATCGTTGGCTTTGATGCCCGAGCCTATCTGCCTCGCATTGAAGACGTTCAACCACTTCCCATTCTAAAAGACATCGGGTTTGGGATCGTCGCATCAGTCCCCATGCTGATCGTGGTCTACGCGCTGTTGCAGATCCCGCATCGGTCGATCGATGCAATTAAACGACTCAGCGACGCCCCGACGATGAAAGCGATTTTGTCGTTCAGTTATCCAGAGCTAATCGTATTGAGTATCTGTGCCGGAATCGGTGAAGAGCTGGCTTTTCGTGGTTGCTTGCTGCCATGGTTTACAGCGATTGACGATCCCAGTGCTTCGATCATCAACCCGTACGACGTGGGCGATGGCTTCGCCGTTGCGCTCCCATCGTTGTTGATCGCCGCTATCATATTTTCCTCAGTCGCGTTCGGCTTGCTTCACCCAATCACAAAGCTATACGTCGTCATTGCCTCGTTGATGGGTGTTTACTTTGCGATGCTATTGATTGTGACGGAGAGCTTGCTAATTCCAATCGTGGCCCACGCTGCCTTTGACGCGATTCAATTTGTGATCGCCAAGAATAGCGATGAGGAGGAAAAGGATGACGATGACTCACACACAGATTGA
- a CDS encoding ribonuclease D: MDAILDYESITAIDELRQFCDELSDAPVIAFDTEFVSEDRYRPQLCLIQVAAAGRLAIIDPLKMHTTAPFWDLLVEPGRAILAHAAREETRFCYRYAEKPIVGLFDTQLAAGFCGMEYPISLGNLVNRMTGRTLAKGESRTNWRKRPLSREQIQYALQDVTDLEAIYEQQKETLRELGRADWLDEETQIRQQAVIDYEDQESWHRVSGCAGLKPRQLEIVRQLWRWRDKRASTLDRPARRVMRDDLIVELARRGSADIKRIRSIRGMDWRGYSAHYEDIAAAIEIALETPDDELPRRPRRNRSVISPMLSQFLTTSMACISRQNKLAPSIVGNTDDVKEVLGYELDRKEGDEVPALLQGWRGEIVGKTFRRLLKGEAAIRVADVRQEQPLEFIELD; encoded by the coding sequence TTGGACGCAATCTTGGATTACGAATCGATCACCGCGATCGACGAACTCCGTCAATTTTGTGACGAGTTGTCTGATGCACCCGTCATCGCCTTTGATACTGAATTTGTCTCGGAGGATCGATACCGCCCTCAACTGTGCTTGATTCAAGTGGCTGCGGCGGGGCGACTGGCGATTATCGATCCGCTGAAAATGCATACGACCGCCCCGTTTTGGGATTTGCTGGTCGAACCGGGGCGAGCCATCTTGGCTCACGCGGCCCGCGAGGAAACTCGGTTTTGTTATCGATACGCCGAAAAACCCATCGTCGGTCTGTTCGACACACAATTGGCCGCAGGGTTCTGCGGGATGGAATATCCGATTTCACTGGGCAACTTGGTCAACCGGATGACCGGGCGAACGCTGGCCAAAGGTGAATCGCGAACGAACTGGCGCAAGCGTCCCCTCTCTCGCGAGCAAATTCAGTACGCGTTGCAGGACGTGACGGATTTAGAAGCGATTTATGAACAACAAAAGGAAACCCTGCGAGAACTCGGCCGCGCCGATTGGCTGGACGAGGAAACGCAAATCCGTCAACAAGCCGTCATTGACTACGAAGACCAAGAGAGTTGGCACCGCGTCAGCGGCTGCGCGGGATTGAAACCGCGGCAATTGGAAATTGTGCGCCAGCTTTGGCGATGGCGTGACAAACGAGCTTCGACGCTGGATCGCCCGGCACGAAGGGTCATGCGAGACGACTTGATCGTCGAACTCGCCCGCCGTGGTTCGGCTGACATCAAGCGTATTCGCAGCATCCGTGGGATGGATTGGCGAGGCTACTCGGCGCACTACGAAGACATCGCGGCCGCGATCGAAATTGCTTTAGAAACACCGGACGACGAACTACCACGTCGCCCCCGACGCAACCGCTCGGTGATCTCGCCGATGCTCAGCCAATTCCTTACGACGTCGATGGCCTGCATCAGTCGACAGAATAAGCTCGCCCCGTCAATCGTGGGCAACACCGATGACGTCAAAGAGGTCCTGGGATACGAATTGGATCGCAAGGAAGGCGACGAAGTTCCGGCGCTGCTGCAGGGCTGGAGGGGTGAAATCGTCGGCAAAACGTTTCGTCGACTCCTCAAAGGCGAGGCGGCGATCCGTGTCGCGGATGTCCGACAAGAACAGCCGCTCGAATTCATTGAACTAGATTGA
- a CDS encoding (5-formylfuran-3-yl)methyl phosphate synthase — MFSPNDDPGGRETESAEAKHLHSNSPDVARPSDLERASVSLCKLNRSPSTSAVAENATSPQTPRLGPPPSPPKIRLLVSVRNLEEAKVAIAGGVRLVDLKEPSKGSLAPTSPDIWRSVSEFLTQDAGDHNCAGIDLSIALGEPDTAVKFADQVPRTVRFAKAGLSGLDSAEAVLKFWRLLRAQLPAPVTLVAVAYADYQVAGTLSPEQVAQLALQFGLRHVLIDTFEKSGGSSLKQLGRQRLGEFAVAAQTLGIWWALAGSIDRQETQSLLKDQVWPDCIAVRGAVCEGDRAGTISPGRLVGWTSMLNNS; from the coding sequence ATGTTCTCGCCAAATGACGACCCCGGCGGTCGTGAAACGGAATCCGCTGAAGCCAAACACCTACACTCTAACTCGCCCGACGTGGCGCGACCATCCGACTTGGAGCGTGCATCGGTGTCATTGTGCAAACTAAACCGTTCCCCAAGCACTTCGGCAGTTGCGGAAAACGCCACGTCCCCCCAAACGCCCCGTCTTGGCCCGCCGCCTTCCCCCCCGAAAATCCGCCTCCTGGTCAGCGTCCGCAATTTGGAAGAAGCCAAGGTGGCAATCGCCGGTGGTGTTCGGCTTGTGGACCTAAAGGAGCCGTCGAAAGGTTCGCTCGCCCCGACATCACCCGATATCTGGAGGTCGGTCAGTGAGTTCCTCACCCAGGATGCCGGCGATCACAATTGCGCCGGCATTGACTTGTCGATCGCACTCGGGGAACCCGATACTGCCGTAAAATTTGCCGACCAAGTTCCGCGGACAGTGCGGTTTGCCAAGGCAGGACTCAGCGGACTGGACTCCGCCGAAGCAGTGTTGAAATTCTGGCGACTCCTGCGAGCGCAACTTCCCGCTCCTGTCACGTTGGTCGCCGTTGCCTACGCAGATTACCAGGTCGCCGGAACACTTTCTCCCGAGCAGGTCGCGCAACTCGCGTTACAGTTCGGCTTGCGGCACGTCCTGATCGACACATTTGAAAAGTCCGGCGGGTCGTCGCTTAAGCAACTCGGACGGCAACGACTGGGCGAATTCGCAGTAGCGGCCCAAACGCTTGGCATTTGGTGGGCGCTGGCCGGGTCGATCGACCGGCAAGAAACGCAATCGCTGCTCAAAGATCAGGTTTGGCCTGACTGCATCGCGGTGCGAGGGGCAGTTTGCGAAGGTGACCGCGCCGGCACGATCAGCCCCGGCCGACTGGTCGGATGGACCTCAATGCTCAACAACAGCTAA
- a CDS encoding TraB/GumN family protein, protein MQFSLRIAAAVFFVAVAIPAALRAQTAAPAKESAAAKGVTEADSKSDDESKRAGSEGEKYLRITEDDKGRKLALQTAIVRYEGKPGTRHDGAIVDLVGVVHIGEREYYKDLNTRLGKYDSVLYELVAPDGTRIRPEDLKRRRSIVASMQSGMKDMLKLEYQLERIDYMAENFRHADMSPEEFSKDLERRGDSVVKMFARMMGAGLATQAKSGGDVGVLMALFSNDRPTAMKNAMARQLIDMEAVTTGINDANGENTLIKGRNAKAFEVLREELADGKETLAVFYGAGHLSDMAERLEKDFGMEAKETVWLDAWDLQSSPASR, encoded by the coding sequence ATGCAATTCTCACTTCGTATTGCCGCTGCGGTATTCTTCGTTGCCGTCGCCATCCCGGCCGCCTTGCGGGCTCAAACGGCAGCCCCAGCCAAGGAATCTGCGGCAGCAAAGGGGGTGACCGAAGCGGATTCGAAGTCCGACGACGAGAGCAAACGAGCCGGTTCAGAAGGAGAGAAATACCTCCGCATTACCGAGGATGACAAAGGGCGAAAGCTTGCCTTGCAAACCGCCATTGTCCGCTACGAGGGTAAACCTGGAACTCGCCACGACGGGGCAATCGTTGACCTGGTCGGCGTCGTTCATATCGGCGAACGCGAGTACTACAAAGATCTCAACACACGGCTCGGGAAATATGACTCGGTGCTGTACGAATTGGTCGCACCGGATGGAACGCGAATCCGTCCGGAAGATCTGAAACGTCGACGCTCAATCGTCGCTTCAATGCAATCGGGTATGAAAGACATGTTGAAGCTGGAGTACCAGCTTGAGCGGATCGATTACATGGCAGAAAATTTTCGCCATGCGGACATGAGCCCCGAAGAGTTTTCCAAGGATTTGGAGCGGCGCGGTGACAGCGTCGTCAAGATGTTTGCCCGGATGATGGGCGCAGGCTTGGCGACTCAGGCGAAATCGGGTGGCGATGTCGGTGTCTTGATGGCTCTGTTCAGCAACGATCGGCCGACCGCGATGAAAAACGCGATGGCACGTCAGTTGATTGATATGGAAGCCGTCACGACTGGGATCAACGATGCCAACGGTGAAAACACCTTGATCAAGGGCCGCAACGCAAAAGCCTTTGAAGTACTTCGTGAAGAACTGGCCGACGGCAAAGAAACACTTGCCGTCTTCTACGGTGCCGGGCACCTTAGCGACATGGCAGAACGTCTCGAAAAGGACTTCGGAATGGAAGCAAAAGAAACCGTTTGGCTAGATGCCTGGGATCTGCAAAGCTCACCAGCATCGCGTTAG